The Thermococcus henrietii genome segment TTTACGGCCTCGTTGGAGTTTTCGCCTTCTACACCCTCTACTTCTACACCGTCAAAATCTCGTCAGTCGGTTTCGCGGTTCTGCTCGTCTACACAGCCCCCGCTTTCTCTGTAATCCTCGGCAGGTTAATCTTCAAGGAGCCGATAACGACCGAGAAGGCGATAGCCCTGGTGATGGTCCTTACAGGGGTCGTTCTCGTTGCAGGGAACGTTGACTTCAACGTGAGCCACTTGGCTTTACTGACAGGCATAGCGACCGGCTTCACCTACGCCCTCTATGGAGTCCTCGCCAAGTTCGGTGTCAGAAACGAGAGACCCGAGAGGGTTCTCTTCATGACCCTGCTCTTCGGCCTGTTCTTCCTCGCTCCCTTCTCTAAGTTCTCCGTTCCGAGGGGAGCGATTCCCTACCTTCTCGGTTTAGCGTTTTTCCCGACGTTCCTCGGCTACACCCTCTACAACCACGCCCTCAAAGAAGTGGAGGTCAGCAGGGCTAGCATAGTGGCGACCGTTGAGCCGGTGGTTGCAATAGTCCTCGCATACATCCTGTTTGATGAGGCTTTAACGCCCCTTCAGCTCCTCGGCGGGGCGCTCATAATAGGGGCATCAATCCTCGTGCACATGAGGGAAGGAAGGGGGAATCAGACGTAGAAGTACCTCTCGAGCTCCCACTCGGTCACCTTCTTGGTCTCCAGCGGGAGTTCTCTGCTCTCGAGGTAGGCGACGTACTCGCTCCATTCCCTTTCCTTGTAGGCGATGAAGTTCTCGTAGGCCTCTCCGAGTGCCGCTCTGATGACCTTGTCCTTTTTCAGCTCCTCCAGCGCCTCCCCGAGGCTTCCCGGAAGGGTCTCGATTCCCGCTTTGCTCCTCTCCTCTTCGCTCATCTCGTAGACGTTGGTCTCGACGTAGGCCTCAGGCTCAAGCTTCCTCTTAATTCCGTCGAGCCCGGCCAGAAGTATCGCCGAGAAAGCCAGGTACGGGTTGGCGCTCGGGTCTGGACAGCGGTACTCTATCCTAGCCCCGTTGCCCCAGAATGCCGGGACGCGGATTAGCGCGCTCCTGTTCCTGTAACCCCAGCTGATGTAGACAGGAGCCTCATAACCCGGAACGAGGCGCTTGTAGCTGTTCACCGTCGGGTTGGTCAGGGCCGTCAACGCCTTCGCGTGTTTGAGTATTCCAGCTATGAAATGAAGAGCCGTCTCGCTCAGCCCGTCCTCGCCGATGAATGCATTTTCTCCGTCCTTCCAGAGGCTTATGTGGAGGTGCATTCCGTTGCCCGGGTAGCCGTAGATGGGTTTCGGCATGAACGTTGCATACAACCCACGCATTTCGGCGATGGCCTTGACGACGTACTTGAAGCTCACGATGTTGTCGGCGGTTTTGAGGGCCTCATCGTAGCGGAAGTCAATCTCGTGCTGGGCCTTTCCAACCTCGTGGTGGAGCACCTCCGGAACGAGGCCGAAGGCCGGCATGTAGAGGGCTATCTCCCTCCTCAGCTCCCTCGCCTTGTCGAGAGTTACGAGGTCGAAGTAGCCCCCGCTGTCGGGTATGTGGAGCTCCCAGGTTCCGTTCTTCTTGAAGAGATAGAACTCCGGCTCCGGCCCGAGGTAGGCCTTGAAGCCGGCTTTCTCAAGCCTTTCAAGGGCCCTCCTGAGGACTCCCCTTGGGTCGGCCTTGTAGGGCTTTTCGTCCTTGTATATGTAGCCGTAGACCCTCGCTATGCCCTCCCAGGGAACCTCGGCGTAGGTGCTCGGGTCGGCCTTAAAGATAAGGTCGCTGTCCTCTATGCCCTGGAACCCGGGAATCGAGGAGCCGTCGAAGGCTATGCCCTCCTCTATTGCCTCCTCATACCTTGCTATAGGAACCTCCATTCCCTTCGGAACGCCGTTTATGTCCACGAATATGAGCTGGAGGAACCTCGGACCCTTCGTCTCGACTCCGAGGAGTTTTGCACTTTCGTTCATTTTTTCATCACCGTATTGATTTATTGTTCAATTATTTCCGCTAGATGCTGAACAGATACACCTAATTAACCCTTTCCCCTGAATTTTTGAACACCTGACGAAAAACGGCCTATGAACGTCATCGTTTTGACATAGATAAGTCTATTCTTTTGCTTAACTTTGAACTTTTTGACGAGAAGATGTTAAACAATGTTTATCTGTCTTGGCTCGAATTGACACCCGTATGAACCCTGAAAACGCCCTCTTGAGAGAAATCTACCGCATAAACAGCCACCTTCCGGCGAAGAGGCCAACCCTCGCCCGGCTCCTAGAAGACAACGAGCCATCGGTTAGGCTAAGGGACGGGAGCGTGCACTCCTTCCGAAAGGCAGAGCTCGAGAGGATTAAGGACCTTCTCGACCCCGGCGGCGAGGAGAAACTGCTCCTCCCGATAGTCCTTGAGATAGTGAGCGACTTCAGGGGCTACTTCAGGGTTAGGGGAAGGGTCGCGGTCAAGGTGATAGACAGGCTCCTCGGCTCCTATGATCCCCTAGACGAGCCGGAGGAAAGGCTCTACCCGAGGTACCTGCTCCCCAGGGTGAGGCGGGAGTTGCCGACGGCGACAACCTATGCCTTCATAGCGGAGTGATGGGTATGGATGACGATAGGAAGGTTTTCCTCAACTATCTCGCCTTCACTGTTCCCCACGTTACGGTTTTCGCCGGGGCGGTCTTTGGAATCCTCGTGCTCCTCGGCATAAAGACATCGCTAGCCCTTGGAATCTTCGCCCTCCTCTACGGAGTGATGCTTCTTGCCATAGCCCTCGTCGCCAGGGAGCACTTCTCCGGTCTAGGACTTTACAGGTTGTTCCTCCTTCTCTCGTTCATCCTGACCGTTTCGGGCGCGGTTCTGCTGGCACTCGGTCGGTAGTGTTTTATACCCTCCAGTTGTATAACCTTAGGGTGGTTTGAATGCGGAGGCTTTCCTCGGCCGTCATCCTCCTTATGTTGCTAGCCCTCATACCACCGAGCTCGGCGTCATCAAGTCAGGCGATTCAGGTTATAGCCGGGGATTACGCCGTTGGAACGTTCACGGTTTCAAACCCAACTGATGCCTCATACAAGCTCGCCGTGGTGAGGGACATCTGGGTTGAGGATTCCAGCGGAAAACGGGTGGAGGGCTTCAACGTAACGGTATCACCCCACATAGTCCAGGGATGGGGACCGCGGGAGGAGAAGACCTTCTCATACAATGTGAGTTGTTCTCCCAATGTTCCCGCGGGAAGCTACTACCTAAAGATTAGGTTCCTGGTTTCCCTATCAACTGGTGGCCTGTCCGCGTTCACGGCTTCAGTACCTTTGACGGTCCTCTCAACTCCTCTGCGCTTCGGTGAGGTCCACGCGTACACTCCCTCGGGCACCTGGCCGCTCGTTTTTATGGGCGAGGGCTTCGTTGTGTATTCCACGGTTCATAACCTAGGCCACAAAACCGTTAAAGGGACCGCGTACTTGACGGTTCTTCACGACGGAAAGCCCTACGTTCACCTGAGTAAGGGCGTCGTCTTTGGACCTGGAACTACGTCGGTGAGCTTTGAGGTGAAGACCCCGTACTCCCTCCCTCCGGGACACTACGTTTTTAACTACACCATAAGGACCCCCCGGGGAACGTTTTCCA includes the following:
- a CDS encoding DUF61 family protein, with the translated sequence MNPENALLREIYRINSHLPAKRPTLARLLEDNEPSVRLRDGSVHSFRKAELERIKDLLDPGGEEKLLLPIVLEIVSDFRGYFRVRGRVAVKVIDRLLGSYDPLDEPEERLYPRYLLPRVRRELPTATTYAFIAE
- the glnA gene encoding type I glutamate--ammonia ligase — protein: MNESAKLLGVETKGPRFLQLIFVDINGVPKGMEVPIARYEEAIEEGIAFDGSSIPGFQGIEDSDLIFKADPSTYAEVPWEGIARVYGYIYKDEKPYKADPRGVLRRALERLEKAGFKAYLGPEPEFYLFKKNGTWELHIPDSGGYFDLVTLDKARELRREIALYMPAFGLVPEVLHHEVGKAQHEIDFRYDEALKTADNIVSFKYVVKAIAEMRGLYATFMPKPIYGYPGNGMHLHISLWKDGENAFIGEDGLSETALHFIAGILKHAKALTALTNPTVNSYKRLVPGYEAPVYISWGYRNRSALIRVPAFWGNGARIEYRCPDPSANPYLAFSAILLAGLDGIKRKLEPEAYVETNVYEMSEEERSKAGIETLPGSLGEALEELKKDKVIRAALGEAYENFIAYKEREWSEYVAYLESRELPLETKKVTEWELERYFYV
- a CDS encoding EamA family transporter, whose amino-acid sequence is MKRGYLLVFLAASMWGTLGIFATYIYRYNVDSFTMVFWRVLFALIILGTYISLFLRENPFTREKLWFYAVYGLVGVFAFYTLYFYTVKISSVGFAVLLVYTAPAFSVILGRLIFKEPITTEKAIALVMVLTGVVLVAGNVDFNVSHLALLTGIATGFTYALYGVLAKFGVRNERPERVLFMTLLFGLFFLAPFSKFSVPRGAIPYLLGLAFFPTFLGYTLYNHALKEVEVSRASIVATVEPVVAIVLAYILFDEALTPLQLLGGALIIGASILVHMREGRGNQT